A window from Camelus bactrianus isolate YW-2024 breed Bactrian camel chromosome 23, ASM4877302v1, whole genome shotgun sequence encodes these proteins:
- the RGS18 gene encoding regulator of G-protein signaling 18 isoform X2, whose protein sequence is METSLVFFSQLNMCEPKEKTFFKLIHGSGKGDTSKEAKIRISPEEAVIWGESFDKLLSHKDGLKTFTRFLKTEFSEENIEFWIACEDFKKSQDPQQIIRKAKSIYEKFIQNDAPQEVNLDFHTKEIIARSITQPTLHSFDVAQSRVYQLMEQDSYTRFLKSDIYLDLIEGRPQRPTNLRRRSRSFTYNEFQDVNSDVSIWL, encoded by the exons ATGGAAACATCActggttttcttttctcaatTAAATATGTGCgaaccaaaagaaaaaacttttttcaaGTTAATACATGGTTCAGGAAAAGGAGATACAAGCAAAGAAGCCAAAATCAG AATCTCCCCTGAAGAAGCAGTGATATGGGGTGAATCATTTGACAAACTGCTTTCCCATAAAG ATGGACTGAAGACTTTTACCAGATTTCTTAAAACCGAATTCAGTGAGGAAAACATTGAATTTTGGATAGCCTGTGAAGATTTCAAGAAAAGCCAAGACCCTCAACAAATAATTCGTAAAGCAAAATCAATATATGAGAAGTTTATACAGAATGACGCTCCACAGGAG GTTAACCTTGATTTTCACACCAAAGAAATCATCGCCAGGAGCATCACCCAACCCACCCTCCACAGTTTTGATGTGGCACAGAGCAGAGTGTACCAGCTCATGGAACAAGACAGTTACACGCGGTTTCTGAAATCTGACATCTATTTAGACTTGATAGAAGGAAGACCTCAGAGGCCAACAAATCTTAGAAGACGATCACGTTCATTTACCTACAATGAATTCCAGGATGTAAATTCAGATGTGTCCATTTGgttataa
- the RGS18 gene encoding regulator of G-protein signaling 18 isoform X1 produces METSLVFFSQLNMCEPKEKTFFKLIHGSGKGDTSKEAKIRDKEKRNRLSLLVQKLEFQQDILSNSSGHLAKETRISPEEAVIWGESFDKLLSHKDGLKTFTRFLKTEFSEENIEFWIACEDFKKSQDPQQIIRKAKSIYEKFIQNDAPQEVNLDFHTKEIIARSITQPTLHSFDVAQSRVYQLMEQDSYTRFLKSDIYLDLIEGRPQRPTNLRRRSRSFTYNEFQDVNSDVSIWL; encoded by the exons ATGGAAACATCActggttttcttttctcaatTAAATATGTGCgaaccaaaagaaaaaacttttttcaaGTTAATACATGGTTCAGGAAAAGGAGATACAAGCAAAGAAGCCAAAATCAG ggataaggaaaaaagaaataggctAAGTCTTCTTGTGCAGAAACTTGAGTTTCAACAAGATATCCTCTCTAATAGTTCTGGGCACTTGGCCAAAGAAACAAG AATCTCCCCTGAAGAAGCAGTGATATGGGGTGAATCATTTGACAAACTGCTTTCCCATAAAG ATGGACTGAAGACTTTTACCAGATTTCTTAAAACCGAATTCAGTGAGGAAAACATTGAATTTTGGATAGCCTGTGAAGATTTCAAGAAAAGCCAAGACCCTCAACAAATAATTCGTAAAGCAAAATCAATATATGAGAAGTTTATACAGAATGACGCTCCACAGGAG GTTAACCTTGATTTTCACACCAAAGAAATCATCGCCAGGAGCATCACCCAACCCACCCTCCACAGTTTTGATGTGGCACAGAGCAGAGTGTACCAGCTCATGGAACAAGACAGTTACACGCGGTTTCTGAAATCTGACATCTATTTAGACTTGATAGAAGGAAGACCTCAGAGGCCAACAAATCTTAGAAGACGATCACGTTCATTTACCTACAATGAATTCCAGGATGTAAATTCAGATGTGTCCATTTGgttataa